The Rattus rattus isolate New Zealand chromosome 1, Rrattus_CSIRO_v1, whole genome shotgun sequence genome includes a region encoding these proteins:
- the LOC116886316 gene encoding oogenesin-3-like: protein MMLCQQCPTQPRSLREVTQNVYSPPNLLKLARQRLLREEALAISALKDLPNMMFPVMFEEAFIDGRTKILTAMIPVWPFPYLSVGMNINNLNLDTLKAVLEGLDILISQKVRSSRCKLRGIKWRDTQHDVCGIWSGSHEDKGSPESTTQKQPVENSPECEVKKELKVMTPLQLAEGRVDESTIYLLQWAQQRKDSIHLCCRKLEIQGLTKDTLIEIFNTIRADCIQELKLSFFFINELDLLNPYLRQMNNLLRLSLDHLRGSIGFGEENEEEKAITLISQLPTFHCLQEFNINDVSFIDGNLKEFLRCLKKPLETLCIINCQLSQSDLDYLPYCQNIFELKRLYLSLSLPKLLLAPLGFLLERVRHTLECLNLKSCEMKESQLNDLLPALSQCSQLTDVNFYDNNFSLRSLKQLLHHTGKLSQLTNEVYPAPLECYDNRGVILTNRLKNFGPELLDILRAERQPKEVSFATMPCFRCDGHYVYDLKTQCCHFKWDPLQS, encoded by the exons ATGATGCTCTGTCAACAATGTCCAACTCAA CCCCGCTCTTTAAGAGAAGTCACACAGAATGTCTACTCCCCGCCCAACCTCCTGAAGCTGGCAAGACAGAGGTTACTGAGGGAGGAGGCCTTGGCCATTTCTGCTCTCAAAGACCTGCCCAATATGATGTTCCCAGTGATGTTTGAGGAGGCCTTCATTGATGGACGTACAAAGATCTTGACAGCCATGATACCTGTGTGGCCCTTTCCATACCTTTCTGTAGGAATGAATATAAATAACCTTAACCTGGACACTTTGAAGGCTGTGCTTGAGGGGCTAGATATACTGATTTCACAAAAGGTTCGCTCCAG TAGGTGCAAACTCAGAGGGATCAAATGGAGGGATACACAACATGATGTGTGTGGAATATGGTCTGGATCCCATGAAGATAAAGGCTCACCAGAGTCCACGACACAGAAGCAGCCAGTGGAGAACAGTCCTGAGTGTGAggtgaaaaaagaattaaaggttATGACTCCACTCCAACTCGCGGAGGGCAGAGTTGATGAATCTACTATATACTTGTTGCAGTGGGCCCAACAGAGAAAAGATTCCATTCACCTATGCTGTAGAAAGCTGGAGATTCAGGGCTTAACTAAGGACACACTCATAGAAATCTTCAATACTATTCGTGCAGACTGTATACAAGAACTGAAACTAAGCTTTTTCTTCATAAATGAGTTGGATCTCCTTAATCCCTACCTGAGACAAATGAACAATCTTCTCAGACTTAGTCTAGATCACCTCAGAGGTTCCATTGGTTTTGgtgaagagaatgaggaggagaaagcaatCACATTGATTTCTCAACTTCCCACATTTCACTGTCTCCAAGAATTCAATATAAATGATGTCTCTTTTATAGATGGCAACCTGAAAGAATTCCTCAG GTGCCTGAAGAAGCCCTTGGAGACACTCTGTATCATTAACTGTCAACTCTCACAGTCAGACTTGGATTACCTGCCCTATTGCCAGAATATTTTTGAGCTCAAACGTCTGTACCTTAGTCTGTCTTTACCCAAGTTACTCCTTGCGCCTCTTGGGTTTCTCCTTGAGAGAGTTAGACATACCCTGGAATGCCTGAACCTGAAGTCCTGTGAAATGAAGGAGTCTCAGCTCAATGACCTGCTGCCTGCCCTAAGCCAGTGTTCCCAACTCACAGATGTCAATTTCTATGATAATAATTTCTCTCTGCGTTCCCTGAAACAACTTCTACACCACACAGGCAAGTTGAGTCAGCTGACCAATGAGGTATACCCTGCTCCCCTGGAGTGCTATGATAACAGAGGAGTAATACTAACAAACAGATTAAAAAATTTTGGTCCTGAGCTCCTCGATATACTCAGGGCCGAAAGACAGCCTAAGGAGGTCTCCTTTGCTACAATGCCATGCTTTAGGTGTGATGGGCACTATGTTTATGATCTGAAGACCCAATGTTGCCATTTTAAATGGGATCCACTTCAAAGTTGA